The Elgaria multicarinata webbii isolate HBS135686 ecotype San Diego chromosome 1, rElgMul1.1.pri, whole genome shotgun sequence genome has a window encoding:
- the C1H6orf132 gene encoding uncharacterized protein C6orf132 homolog, which translates to MKKQGTFSRLFGKKHANNNPTSSLYVTNPPWIFTKEVSSDNLTSSGETDGIYYGDNRFGSVTDSGTATLKPRPRVRPLLTFLPLNAQEAHGVAVPTPSVPEGFEDKPALGLGSQINGNYRKYNSVVDLRPKAFDENYLDDDYIPPPPSVPPPPPPSLDLAPPPSSVEPPPPPPMQAPPPPPPMPAPPIPPPLPTPSPSSLAAPPYSYSNLSSPSTPSPPDFIPPPPPAFMGGAAPPMPPFSPPFHTPPFSNGVSKWKSETVLNLRQPDSTSHHLNHVSPTTPTQKVPQVPQSSPDPHLTFPRTLKIPPPTPVRTSSISSAEKESSPKDEQHPKMVPHSRPALPANFTIRPAAMVHPEGDAGGETTLEKPSILITESGSPKLTPNGSSTTPLRHEVPLAGKTELPSPDCVFSDDDDVVDDEDDWKERSNLDKLKHELSALLSSSCRNEDRQLDRTVLPKTKTSINNSNQATPDELKQAKPATKSSQSPAGTENERKEKIPANIPSPGKAFPNDVFSTPDNKTSPIQANCVLKFKDELEALLSPTKDGGPPLALANLRHNPEPKKQVTLQFGGSVINGGESKLPKPTESQNNPTLEATEKEPKTPRASSGHVQPDNICKPPVSPLKPKSELLVPAAPSPDSSGAASPIRTASPSMDFSLLQYKTHRTRFGSVDSLASATSSQTTEDGPVSTNNENGRDTAERVSTVASTLSRNTETGNSDVLLHPVTGEKVERGSPMALLLAAQQRAQRGNCSVSASRQNSYLSERPQLKLSEKLYNSSQSETGSSAILFSDSKPNTVTVVPKSSQMALSESKQRNGASTSDSNIWGLSEIGQREHKPQTFSSASEQCGNAPKLEGINESQKLPPLNRHGPAALVQGLLESSHLKQQSSPSVPRTPLYSQTTPQNHSMSNNEVEEGFDYEIIPPPPEFSNDAKEVPDGSSKGQENDKGLNAPCNLRAPDKRLNFNHSSYDYGNSYSLASKASLENSMRPSGYSLHYPGGSYSPSYLSCYSSSRPLIKKRLYVSETDGSHGRSAMTSRSMSTPNAYGHNTITFNSQAMEGMRRVNSTHRNIPSSTQGRRVSLELPGKMVVYNNVANDAKYKGQNGEYSNSSAAAGSSQPHFRPSHGSPQYSGTANTFTVRPGTRQPISYSSYQGGLR; encoded by the exons AATGCTCAAGAGGCACATGGAGTGGCTGTACCAACACCTTCAGTGCCAGAAGGCTTTGAGGACAAACCAGCTCTTG GGCTTGGTTCTCAAATCAATGGCAATTATAGGAAGTACAATTCAGTGGTTGACCTGAGGCCAAAGGCATTTGATGAGAACTACTTGGATGATGAttatattccaccaccaccatcagttcctcctccaccaccaccttccctTGACCTAGCACCACCTCCGTCTTCTGtggaacctccccctccccctcccatgcaagctcctcctccaccaccaccaatgccgGCTCCTCCAattccaccaccactgccaacTCCATCTCCTTCTTCTCTGGCTGCACCTCCATACTCCTATTCCAATTTGTCTTCTCCCAGCACTCCATCCCCACCAGacttcattcctcctcctcctccggctttTATGGGTGGTGCAGCCCCTCCCATGCCTCCATTTTCACCACCGTTTCACACTCCACCTTTCTCAAATGGTGTGTCCAAATGGAAATCTGAGACTGTTCTTAATCTGAGGCAGCCAGATAGCACCTCTCACCATCTGAACCATGTCTCTCCAACAACCCCTACTCAGAAGGTGCCACAGGTGCCACAATCCAGCCCAGATCCTCATCTCACTTTTCCCAGGACATTAAAAATACCTCCTCCTACACCTGTGAGAACATCATCTATTTCCTCGGCTGAAAAAGAATCGAGCCCAAAAGATGAGCAGCACCCTAAGATGGTTCCTCACAGCCGACCTGCCTTGCCAGCTAACTTCACTATACGGCCTGCAGCCATGGTTCACCCAGAGGGAGATGCTGGGGGGGAAACTACTTTGGAAAAGCCTTCTATATTAATCACTGAGTCTGGAAGTCCAAAGCTAACACCTAATGGCTCTTCTACCACCCCACTGAGGCATGAGGTACCACTTGCAGGAAAAACAGAGCTTCCTTCTCCGGACTGTGTattttctgatgatgatgatgttgttgatgatgaagatGACTGGAAGGAACGTAGCAACCTAGACAAGCTGAAGCATGAACTGTCAGCCCTGCTGTCCTCTTCATGCAGAAACGAAGATAGACAGCTAGATAGAACTGTCCTTCCCAAGACTAAGACCAGCATTAATAATAGCAACCAGGCTACTCCAGATGAATTAAAGCAAGCTAAACCTGCCACAAAAAGCTCACAGTCACCAGCAGGGACAGAGAACGAGAGGAAAGAAAAGATACCTGCTAATATACCTTCTCCAGGCAAAGCCTTCCCCAATGATGTTTTCTCCACTCCAGACAATAAAACTAGCCCCATTCAAGCAAACTGTGTTTTGAAATTCAAAGATGAGTTGGAAGCCTTGTTGTCGCCAACCAAGGATGGAGGCCCACCCTTGGCTCTTGCAAATCTGAGACATAACCCAGAACCAAAGAAACAAGTTACTCTTCAGTTTGGTGGCAGTGTGATCAATGGTGGTGAGTCCAAGCTTCCAAAACCCACAGAAAGTCAGAATAACCCGACATTGGAAGCCACAGAAAAAGAGCCCAAGACTCCCAGGGCCTCTTCTGGTCACGTGCAACCCGACAACATTTGCAAACCTCCAGTCTCTCCCCTGAAACCAAAGAGTGAACTCTTGGTTCCAGCTGCACCTTCGCCAGATTCTTCTGGGGCCGCCTCGCCTATACGAACCGCATCTCCCAGCATGGATTTTTCTCTCCTGCAATACAAGACACATCGGACAAGGTTCGGCTCCGTTGACAGCCTGGCCTCTGCAACTTCTTCCCAAACTACAGAAGATGGGCCAGTCAGCACAAATAATGAAAATGGAAGAGACACTGCTGAACGTGTGTCCACAGTGGCATCCACGCTGTCTAGGAACACAGAGACAGGGAATAGTGACGTTTTGCTTCATCCTGTTACAGGAGAAAAAGTGGAGAGAGGCTCCCCAATGGCTCTTCTCCTGGCTGCACAACAGCGGGCCCAAAGAGGCAATTGTTCTGTTTCCGCCTCCCGACAGAACAGCTATTTATCAGAGAGGCCTCAGCTCAAGTTATCAGAGAAGCTGTACAATAGCAGCCAATCAGAGACTGGCTCATCCGCCATTTTGTTCAGCGATTCCAAGCCCAACACTGTCACAGTTGTACCAAAATCCTCTCAAATGGCTCTCTCAGAAAGTAAGCAACGTAATGGAGCCAGTACATCTGACAGCAATATCTGGGGCTTGTCAGAAATAGGGCAGAGAGAGCATAAGCCACAGACATTCTCCAGTGCCTCAGAACAGTGTGGGAATGCCCCAAAACTCGAGGGGATAAACGAATCCCAAAAACTTCCCCCATTAAATAGGCATGGCCCTGCCGCTTTAGTTCAAGGCCTCCTGGAGTCCAGCCACTTGAAACAGCAAAGCTCTCCCAGCGTGCCAAGAACACCCCTATACTCTCAGACTACACCCCAAAACCACAGCATGAGTAATAATGAAGTGGAAGAGGGGTTTGATTATGAGATCATTCCTCCACCACCAGAGTTCAGCAATGATGCCAAGGAAGTCCCAGATGGTTCTTCAAAGGGGCAAGAGAATGATAAAGGCCTTAATGCCCCATGCAACCTTCGGGCCCCAGATAAGCGACTTAATTTCAATCACTCAAGCTATGACTATGGCAACAGTTATTCCCTGGCATCCAAAGCATCTCTGGAAAACAGCATGAGGCCCAGTGGATACAGTCTCCATTACCCAGGTGGGAGTTACTCCCCTAGCTACCTTAGTTGCTATTCCAGCAGCCGTCCTCTGATAAAGAAGCGCCTTTATGTGTCGGAGACCGATGGATCACATGGCAGGTCAGCCATGACCTCTCGCAGTATGAGCACACCTAACGCCTATGGCCACAATACAATAACATTCAACTCACAAGCTATGGAAGGGATGCGCCGGGTCAACTCTACTCACAGAAATATtcccagcagcacacagggcagaaGGGTGTCCCTGGAACTACCTGGGAAAATGGTAGTGTATAATAATGTTGCCAATGATGCCAAGTATAAAGGCCAGAATGGAGAATATTCTAACAGTTCAGCAGCTGCTGGCAG CTCCCAACCCCACTTCAGACCTTCCCATGGAAGTCCACAATATAGCGGAACTGCAAATACATTCACCGTCAGGCCTGGGACAAGGCAGCCCATTTCTTATTCATCATACCAAGGAGGTCTTCGTTAA